In Triticum urartu cultivar G1812 chromosome 6, Tu2.1, whole genome shotgun sequence, the following proteins share a genomic window:
- the LOC125513708 gene encoding ankyrin-3-like, giving the protein MDRSCYFPLRWESTGDQWWYASPIDCAAADGHYDIVRQLLHLDPNLLIKLTSLRRIRRLEALWDDDARFVHAPRHRASVARGLLLECECKHGAENTLLRAGYGGWLLYTAASAGDAGFVQELLDRDPLLVFGEGEYGVTDMFYAAARGGNADLFRMLLDHAMSPRCSTYGRDGDSTGAGAGGRASVFRLEMMSRAVHAAARGGSVRMLKELIDGRSDVSAYLDIRGSTVLHAAAGRGQLEVVTYLMASFDMINSTDNQGNTALHVAAYRGHLPVVNALVAASPSAISAVNNAGDTFLHSAIAGFRTPGFRRLDRQLELTKHLIRERAADIRKIINLRNDAGLTALHMAVIGCVHPDLVELLMTTPSIDLNVEDADGMTPLALLKEQLRSTTSERLIKQIVSAGGVLSSSVLRSRSAVVSQIKMRGGIAISPGTMFKISDAEILLHSGIAATESRRASSCSSDGKCDPVHADANGEGDENHGSSEKRLSSAGRAKDRLKMMLRWPRHREKMSRTPRKSEDGGPLDTIKKLNSHVADTPTPLRQAFTKTTALNNKRTLAVKSSAPSSASKKKLIHGIMEAMPHLAAPSASTQSPPSTLPRSSMSSAPTSTKLKDICFEEEESTTVTPPFGKLKDIILDNDDGADDPSCSNSSFADEGVVGVAARRNHGCGNGRLINICFGAQGLTVEDSASGQQTSKMFKQQCLRVS; this is encoded by the exons ATGGACCGGTCCTGCTACTTCCCGCTGCGGTGGGAGAGCACCGGCGACCAGTGGTGGTACGCCTCGCCCATCGACTGCGCGGCGGCCGATGGCCACTACGACATCGTCCGCCAGCTGCTGCACCTTGACCCCAACCTGCTCATCAAGCTCACCTCGCTCCGCCGGATCCGCCGTCTCGAGGCGCTCTGGGACGACGACGCCCGCTTCGTGCACGCGCCCCGCCACCGCGCCTCCGTCGCCCGGGGCCTGCTGCTGGAGTGCGAGTGCAAGCACGGCGCCGAGAACACGCTGCTCCGGGCCGGCTACGGCGGCTGGCTGCTCTACACGGCGGCCTCGGCGGGGGACGCGGGCTTCGTGCAGGAGCTGCTGGACAGGGACCCGCTGCTCGTCTTCGGCGAGGGCGAGTACGGCGTCACGGACATGTTCTacgcggcggcgaggggcggcaaCGCCGACCTGTTCAGGATGCTGCTGGACCACGCCATGTCCCCGAGGTGCTCGACGTATGGTCGCGACGGGGATAGCACTGGCGCCGGCGCCGGTGGCCGCGCCTCGGTGTTCCGGCTGGAGATGATGAGCAGGGCTGTACACGCTGCCGCGAGAGGAGGGAGCGTGCGGATGCTGAAGGAGCTCATCGACGGTCGCTCCGACGTGTCGGCGTATCTTGATATCCGTGGATCCACCGTGCTTCATGCAGCTGCTGGGAGAGGGCAGCTCGAG GTTGTCACGTACCTGATGGCCTCTTTCGACATGATCAACTCAACCGACAACCAAGGGAACACTGCACTACATGTAGCGGCCTACCGAGGGCATCTGCCCGTTGTAAACGCACTGGTTGCTGCATCTCCATCAGCCATATCAGCTGTCAACAATGCAGGTGATACGTTCCTCCACTCGGCGATCGCAGGGTTCAGAACCCCGGGGTTCCGTCGGCTCGACCGGCAGCTGGAGCTCACCAAGCATCTCATTCGAGAGAGAGCCGCAGACATCCGGAAGATCATCAACCTGAGAAACGACGCGGGCCTTACCGCCCTGCACATGGCTGTGATTGGCTGCGTGCATCCGGACCTCGTCGAGCTCCTGATGACCACGCCGTCCATCGACCTTAATGTCGAAGACGCTGACGGCATGACCCCGCTGGCGCTGCTCAAGGAGCAGCTGCGATCAACCACGTCGGAGAGGCTCATCAAGCAGATAGTCTCCGCCGGAGGGGTGCTGAGCTCGAGCGTGCTGAGAAGCCGGTCGGCCGTCGTTTCGCAGATAAAGATGCGGGGAGGGATCGCGATCAGTCCGGGCACCATGTTCAAGATATCGGATGCGGAGATATTGTTGCACTCGGGCATTGCGGCGACGGAGTCCCGAAGGGCTAGCTCGTGCTCTAGCGATGGCAAGTGTGACCCTGTACATGCGGATGCAAACGGCGAAGGTGACGAGAACCATGGATCGTCGGAGAAGAGGCTCAGCTCTGCCGGCCGAGCCAAGGACCGTCTCAAGATGATGCTGCGCTGGCCTCGCCACAGGGAGAAGATGTCCAGGACGCCGAGGAAATCCGAGGACGGCGGCCCGCTGGACACCATCAAGAAGCTGAACAGTCATGTCGCCGACACCCCGACTCCGCTCAGGCAGGCCTTCACCAAGACGACGGCGCTCAACAACAAGCGCACGCTCGCCGTCAAAAGCTCCGCCCCCAGCTCGGCCAGCAAGAAGAAGCTCATCCACGGCATCATGGAGGCCATGCCGCACCTCGCGGCGCCATCGGCATCAACCCAGTCCCCGCCGAGCACGCTCCCGAGGTCCTCCATGTCCTCCGCGCCGACGTCCACCAAGCTCAAGGACATCTGCTTCGAAGAAGAGGAGAGCACGACGGTGACGCCGCCGTTCGGCAAGCTCAAGGACATCATCCTGGACAACGACGACGGCGCGGACGACCCGTCGTGCTCGAACTCGTCCTTCGCCGACGAGGGGGTCGTCGGCGTGGCCGCCCGGAGGAACCACGGGTGCGGGAACGGGAGGCTCATCAACATCTGCTTCGGCGCGCAGGGGCTCACGGTGGAAGACTCTGCCAGCGGGCAGCAGACGAGCAAGATGTTCAAGCAGCAGTGCCTCCGGGTGTCCTGA